A single region of the Thermococcus zilligii AN1 genome encodes:
- a CDS encoding transcription factor S, with protein MKFCPKCGNLMLPDRRRKVWVCRVCGHEEPFEEEKDREKTRITQKVEHKPNEEIVVIEQDVKTLPTTKVTCPKCGNDTAYWWELQTRAGDEPSTIFYRCTRCGHVWRSYE; from the coding sequence ATGAAGTTCTGTCCGAAGTGCGGGAACCTCATGCTCCCAGACAGAAGGAGAAAAGTATGGGTCTGCCGTGTGTGCGGCCATGAGGAGCCATTTGAAGAGGAAAAGGACAGGGAAAAGACCAGAATTACCCAGAAGGTCGAGCACAAACCCAACGAGGAAATCGTTGTTATCGAGCAGGACGTTAAGACCCTGCCAACCACCAAGGTTACCTGCCCCAAGTGCGGCAACGATACAGCGTACTGGTGGGAGCTCCAGACGAGAGCCGGGGACGAGCCAAGTACAATATTCTACAGGTGTACCAGGTGCGGCCACGTATGGAGGTCTTACGAGTGA
- a CDS encoding DNA polymerase sliding clamp encodes MPFEIVFDGAKEFADLIATASNLIDEAAFKVTGEGISMRAMDPSRVVLVDLHLPVSIFSKYEVEEPETIGINMDHFKKILRRGKSKDALILRKGDENFLEITFEGTAKRTFRLPLIDVEELGLDLPELPFTAKVVLLGEVLKEAIKDASLVSDALKFMATENEFTMKAEGETNEVEIKLTLEDEGLLDLEVQEETTSAYGISYLADMVKGIGKAEEVTLRFGNEMPLQMEYHIRDEGKLTFLLAPRVGE; translated from the coding sequence ATGCCGTTTGAGATAGTTTTTGACGGTGCTAAAGAGTTTGCAGACCTTATAGCCACTGCCAGCAACCTGATTGACGAGGCGGCTTTCAAGGTTACCGGGGAAGGAATAAGCATGCGTGCCATGGATCCCAGCAGAGTGGTTCTGGTAGACCTTCATCTGCCGGTGAGCATTTTCTCCAAGTACGAGGTCGAGGAGCCTGAAACCATAGGCATAAACATGGACCACTTCAAGAAGATCCTCAGGAGAGGAAAGAGCAAAGACGCCCTAATACTCAGGAAGGGCGATGAAAACTTCCTTGAGATAACCTTTGAGGGAACCGCAAAAAGAACCTTCCGCCTTCCCCTCATAGACGTTGAAGAACTCGGGCTTGACCTTCCGGAGCTACCCTTCACCGCTAAAGTTGTTCTCCTCGGCGAAGTCTTAAAGGAAGCCATAAAGGACGCCTCCCTCGTCAGCGATGCCCTCAAATTCATGGCGACTGAAAACGAATTCACGATGAAGGCCGAGGGGGAGACCAACGAGGTCGAGATAAAGCTCACCCTTGAGGATGAGGGCTTGCTTGACCTGGAAGTCCAGGAGGAGACCACGAGCGCCTATGGAATAAGCTATCTGGCCGATATGGTCAAGGGCATCGGAAAAGCCGAGGAGGTCACGCTGAGGTTCGGCAACGAGATGCCCCTCCAGATGGAGTACCATATCAGGGACGAAGGAAAGCTTACATTCCTCCTCGCTCCGCGCGTGGGGGAGTGA
- a CDS encoding DNA replication complex subunit Gins51, which translates to MDIIKLREMLEEELSKPELVGIDESFYVDFDSLIKALHLGAESSRERGENLEEAIYLEQLKIAEGLMREIIRLRLHKLVDAVFSGSFSPGELVEEERKLFLILKAFVERKEFGKGAQTQKQVEEEEKEADLSLEVVSKEGSRGARIRTAYIVSADLPSILDENLREHGPVTAGDLVVLPESIGEVLVKRGVAKRVTIL; encoded by the coding sequence ATGGACATCATTAAACTCAGGGAGATGCTTGAGGAGGAGCTTTCAAAACCAGAACTCGTAGGAATCGATGAATCTTTTTACGTTGATTTCGACAGCCTGATAAAGGCCCTTCACCTGGGGGCCGAGAGCTCCCGGGAGAGGGGAGAAAACCTGGAAGAGGCCATATACCTTGAGCAGCTTAAGATAGCTGAGGGGTTGATGAGGGAAATAATACGGCTGAGACTTCACAAGCTCGTTGATGCGGTCTTTTCTGGAAGTTTTAGCCCCGGTGAGCTGGTCGAGGAGGAAAGGAAACTATTCCTGATTCTGAAAGCCTTTGTTGAGAGGAAGGAATTTGGAAAAGGTGCCCAGACCCAGAAGCAGGTGGAAGAGGAGGAAAAAGAAGCTGATCTGAGCTTGGAAGTGGTCAGCAAGGAAGGCTCCCGGGGGGCAAGAATTCGCACCGCTTACATAGTCTCCGCTGACCTGCCCTCAATCCTGGACGAAAACCTCAGAGAGCACGGGCCAGTAACTGCTGGCGACCTCGTGGTGCTTCCCGAGAGCATTGGCGAGGTTCTCGTTAAAAGGGGCGTTGCTAAAAGAGTCACAATTCTTTGA